A stretch of the Saccharicrinis carchari genome encodes the following:
- a CDS encoding ABC transporter ATP-binding protein, protein MNVIEVKQLTKTYNDSEVEVHAVQSIDMEIVEGEFTAIVGPSGCGKTTFLNMLGGLDHPTKGSIRIGDTMVNELKPTQLIDFRLHNIGFVFQAYNLIPVLTARENVEFIMQLQGLSKAEREKRAIALLTEVGLGERIDSRPSRLSGGEQQRVAVARALASKPKFVLADEPTANLDSKSTETLLDMMEKLNREENITFIFSTHDARVVNKARRVILLEDGKIIKDEHKA, encoded by the coding sequence ATGAACGTAATTGAAGTAAAGCAACTGACCAAGACGTATAACGATTCCGAGGTGGAAGTACATGCCGTGCAAAGTATCGACATGGAAATCGTGGAAGGGGAATTTACCGCCATAGTAGGCCCTTCGGGTTGTGGAAAGACCACCTTTCTGAATATGTTAGGTGGGCTCGACCACCCCACAAAAGGAAGCATCCGCATTGGCGACACCATGGTAAACGAACTGAAACCAACGCAGCTCATCGACTTCCGCCTGCACAATATTGGTTTTGTGTTTCAAGCCTACAACCTCATCCCCGTACTAACGGCCAGGGAAAACGTAGAGTTTATCATGCAGCTGCAAGGTCTTAGCAAGGCCGAACGCGAAAAACGGGCCATCGCCCTGTTGACCGAAGTTGGTCTCGGCGAACGCATCGACAGCCGTCCGTCGCGACTATCGGGAGGGGAGCAGCAACGTGTGGCCGTGGCCCGGGCACTGGCCTCGAAGCCCAAATTTGTTTTGGCCGACGAACCCACGGCCAACCTCGACTCAAAATCGACGGAAACCCTGCTGGATATGATGGAGAAACTGAACCGCGAAGAAAATATCACCTTTATATTCAGCACCCACGATGCCCGCGTGGTAAACAAGGCCCGGCGCGTCATCCTGTTGGAAGACGGTAAAATAATCAAAGATGAACACAAAGCATAA